Below is a genomic region from Vitis riparia cultivar Riparia Gloire de Montpellier isolate 1030 chromosome 5, EGFV_Vit.rip_1.0, whole genome shotgun sequence.
TGCAAAGTGGAAAGAGATGTgagaaagaaagggaaataCCCGATGGAGCGATGGGGGTCAAGGTTCGGGGTATGGATATAAGGAATGAGGAAACATGAGATGCttcgggaacccaataattGTATTTGTTTCTATCCTTTGTATTATTCTCTATGGTATAGtggaatgattattttttattcatggaTATAGGCATGATTAGTCGAACCATATTAAATACTCATGTACCGTGTGTAATTGGTTTGTTTTTGTGTTCTTGAATTAACAATGTTTACAAACTATTTATTGTGAACCGTTCAATGTTTattgtgaaaattaaattattgaaatgtgAATACAAATGAATGGGACTAAATAtaagattataaataaataagactaaaatataaataataagacaTCAAAAAAATACTATTCGATATTGTGATCAACCaagagaagaagatgaagaggaCCCACCCATGGATAGGGTTGGGTGATGTTTCAGTGAAAGTGAATGACGATACAAAAGAATGAGCAGTAAGATCATCCCAAAATGAATGTTTGAGCAAGGTAAATGGTTGTAAAAGTAGGCCAAAAAATTGTGCTAAAAAGCTGAGGTAGAATTGAttaattttggggtctacatgtatattcttattatatatatatatatatatatatatatatatatatatatattgtaaaccAAAATGTTAtggtataatatattttatcaaatataatattttaataaatcattttttatgattataatattaaaaaaaagttaaaaattatatcttaatatacatatatctttttttgtctttatccAATCAATCAAACTTGCCCTATCCGGTTGCTATTAGCCAGTTAATTTCATCCACAATTTTCCACATTTCTTGTACATGAGCTGTCAAGATGGGAGATGCAGTATCACAATAAAGGGAAAATACAGAAATTAAAAacgaaaaaattcaaagggaccGGGGAAAGGACAAATGCAGCTTCTCTCCACCACACAACTTTGCACGTCACAACATAATGACATAAATAAATTGCTTCCATTCGTTTCAGTTCACTACAGTTGGAGAGGAGTGAAGAGTCCAAAAAACACTTAATGGATCAGCTGGGTGCTTCCAATCACGGCGCAGAATTGCAGGATTGCAGAATTTCATATCAGGCTGCAAATGCAGATGGCAGCCAAACTGTCATCACAGGCATGGATGCCGGTCTGTACAAGGCGGCAGCGGAGGGGAAGATCGATGACCTCAAGAAGATTGAAGAGCATGAATTTCAAGTCCAGTTAACCCCAAACCATAACACAATACTCCACATCGCAGCCCAGTTCGGTAAACTAGACTGTGTGCAACGGATCCTTACGTTGCCTTCATGTTCCTCTCTACTGCAACGGCCAAATCTGAAAGGCGAGACTCCGCTTCACCTTGCAGCAAGGGAAGGGCATTTGGAGATCTTGGAAGATCTTATACGCACTGCAAAATCACTTCCCGTAGATATTGAAACCGGGATTGGAGCAGAAAAGGTGATTTTGAGAACCAAAAATAAGAGGAAAGACACAGCCTTACATGAGGCAGTGCGATATGGGCATTCTAATGTGGTGAAGTTATTGATTGAGGAAGACCCGGAGTTTACCTATGGTCCTAATAGTTCTGGCAGGACTCCTCTTTACATAGCTGCTGAGAGAAGATTTACAGACATCGTGGGTATGATCATAAGCACTTGCCATTCACCAGCTTACGGTGGTTTCAACGGTAGAACGGCCTTGCATGCTGCTGTAATCTGCAATGACAAAGGTAATTAGGggacttatatttattttgtttttttgttatatatattttttaattttttgtatttatttgtttatcagAAATCACAGAGATGATACTGGAATGGAAACCCGCTCTGACCAAAGAAGTAGATGACAATGGGTGGTCTCCGCTCCACTTTGCTGCAGAGAGTGGTGATGATCCAACAATAGTGAGGCGATTACTAGAGAAATCAGATAAGAGTGTAGTCTACCTTGGGACCAAAGATGGGAAAAAGACTGCCCTTCATATTGCATCACTCCACCATCATGGGAAAATAGTAGAGGAGCTCCTATCTCAATTCCCGGATTGTAGCGAGCAGGTTGATGACAAGGGCCATAATATTTGTCACTTTGCCATGATGGAAAAAGGGGAAAACAGTACTTTCCTTTTAAATCACTGGCTGAGATTGAGAGGGCTTGTAAATGAAGAAGATGCTCAAGGAAACACACCCCTCCACCTTCTCTCTTCTAACAAAATTCTGAATCCAGTGTTCGTATTAGATCGTAAAGTCGATAAGAAGGCCTGCAATAATGAATACTTGACAGCTGTTGACATAATTTCGAGGGCCCAGGACATTTCCGCAGGAGAAAAGGTAAAGCTCCCGTATCACTTcatctataatatttatttgataaatgcTTGTTTTGCCTCCAGACTGCACAAGATAAgggtaaatatatatttacaagagaagaaatggaaagataagggctaaaaaaaattataaaaaaaaatttcattatttatagaaaaattcaaatgggaagaaaattaaattctttcAGTAAAGCGATGTtccaaaatataattatattttttacattttttccttttttcttaaaCACTTTTTACCAATTACAcataatcttaaaaatattccttttttgaaattgttttttgttattatttatcattcttTTGAAAGTACTAACAGGTGAATaggataaaaaaacaaatctgaTTTTggtttccttttaatttttctgtCTTGGAGCTATTACCCATacgattttttttcctttaaattttttaattcttttttcaagttctttcaaaaaaaatgggtttaaaaAAGGAAGGTCATTTTCGGGGAGAACCAAAAGGCAGATCAGTTTTCATTCCCGAAaccattaaaaaacaaatttgttttacTCTTATCTTTCATTGAATCTTTATCAAGGGACCTTTCTTAAGGTTTGTGCCAAGGGTTCGgacaaaaaagaaatggaatctTTATTTGAAttcacaaaagaaaaagtaatgataaaaaaataatgtaaaggtaataataataataataataatatggactTGAGCACCTCCTAAGCACTCTTCATGATTGAAGAAGTAAAACTAAGGATGAAGTGATAACAAAAACTTTGTTTAACAAGAGACAAATCACAAAACATCCCTtcaaacatttgaaaaataaagtaaaatgaaagaaactttAAAGTCTTTTCGTGCCTCTAAGAGTGCATTTGATCATTTTCTATACAAAGCATTTCTagccaaaatattttttcaaagtgTTTTTGAGAGAATATCCAATGCTTTTCCAAGAAGCATTaaagtgatttttctttttcttttttaaatattttctaatttttgtcaaatccatttgatttattttactaaaatattaataaagggattctaaatttattggatttattcatttatattcatatttaaatttaaataaattggtaCTCATTGCACTATTTTCATTAAGAAGTTTGAGAACATGCAAAACAATTAGTCAAATAAcctcatttttaaattaaaaaaatcttgatTTGATGTATTAATTAAAAGTTTGTCAAGTTAATTAGATGCATTTGtcatttttattagattttctttCACTTGTTTATCTAGCAATGAGTGAgtgattgtgaaaaaaaaaacaaaaaaaactctgAATTAAACTCAGATGTTCCTCACATCCAATTTCAGGAGGTATTTCTAACGATATTTCGGATAGCGATGAATGATCCTTCGGCTGCAGAGGGATTatttaagcaaataaataaagtcACACAAAGCAAAGCCTTCAAAGACAAATACATCTCTGAACTAAAGCATAGAGGCGAAGCCCATTTGATAGTTTCCGCACTTATAACAACGGTAACTTTTGCGGCGGGTTTCACCTTGCCCGGTGGTTACAATGGGGATGATGGCATGGCAATTTTAACAAGGAAAACAGCTTTCAGGACATTTGTTGTGACCGATACCATTGCCCTGGTGCTCTCAGTATCTGCTgtcttccttcatttttttatgactgTGCATGACGATGAAACTGTCCTTCGAAAACACTTCCTTTGGGCCTTTTCTTTCACCATGCTTGGCATGGGAGCAATGGTGATCGCTTTCACGACTGGGTTGTATGCTGTTTTACCACATTCCTCGGGCCCTGCGATCTTCACTTGTATCTTGTGCTCTTGCTTTTTCCTCgcattttttcttgaatttaaactacttgggaaaaaaaagaaccaaTGATCTTTTTGTTTAGGTACCTTTACCTATTTTCCTTGTATATGCAGCTTGTATCTTAATTACTTTCAACTAGTGTGTGATTTGTGCAAgtaaaactttaatttattgtttGCTACTTTATTTAATTATGCCTTGTTAGAGGCTTTAGTTTGAATAAAACCGAGATTATCGCTTCAAATGACCATTGATAATGACCATGCTAAAAGTCACTCTATTAAATTTGTCATGAAAAggtggaaaataaaatcaataaaaataaaaattcaagtcaTGAATTGCTTGTTGGTGGTAGaaatttagagtttgtttggttgtgtgaattaaaaacggttttctgtttttaaaaataaaatatcgtttttaaaaattcctaacattgttttgttgttttttaaaaatagtttttaaaaataaagtgaaacaaagaacaatttttcgaagataaataaaagttattttcactggtttttattttaaaatttgtataaattttattttaaaattaataaaatataaaaactttttaggttttatttgttacaattttcatattagCATCTTTGTATGTTTTTATTTGGTACTAACATTGCCTCAACATGGACCAAACATTTGGCTATGAGGCAAAACACTTTCCACAACATATCATCCATGTTTGAGAAGACATAATGGtgtattttaattcaaaaaaacgTATTAATTCAGTTTCTTTTGCAAAATGCCTTTGAAAAAATTGCATAAAACCAtggaaaaacattttaaaaaaaatatccaacaaaaaaattattttaaatttttatacaaaatataagaaaaatagggaaaataaaaaaaaattaaaaaaagtggtttaaatattttaaaaaaaattatattttgcatgggaaaaatattaagaacatGAATTCATAGATTAATGCAAATTGATATAcgggaaaaagaagaaggaaaaaaattggaaaaacaaattaaagaagaaacaaagaaaaagagtatatatatgtatatacactGAAAAGCATGACTTGATATAtgttaaaatgatatatttcgACCCTTGTAACTTTTCTAGTTAACCTACCCTTATTGTTAAATATCACTAGCAAACTAAAGAGAATATTAAAGACTATGACAATAGGCATGTGTTGTTGTTACAAGACATTATCCGAAGACCTAAGTTTGAGACACTTGATCTTCCGATCCGTCTTATGCCAcctttgattaattaaccctatTGGGTTACTTAATCCAACCTACTTggatcttaattgattaattagcccTATTGGGTTCAAATTAAACAACTAGCCCAAtccataaataacattaataaacTCCTATGCAACcatacatttttttcaaaactatgaaGAAAGAAGCAAGTTTTTTCAAGTACCCGTCCTACCTCGCCCCTAATGGGAAGGATTTTGGATAAATATGAACAAGTTTGAGGTGGGTTTaggaagtttttaaaaacccgaGATAGGTTTAGGGTTGGTTCGGTTATGACTTTGTCCTGTCTcgtcccaattatatataattttaaataaaaaaattatttgatttgatttttttttttcaactttttaaacataaataaaatgttaattttcataaaaataaattataaatatttatttatttataaaatatacttatgcttaatattttaaaatttttaaaaataaaaaaattgaaaaatgttgaaaatttttaaacgaGGCATGTATAGGAATTTCCTATACTCATGACATCttctttaaatgttttttttaagcaGTGAtcaaaatagatataaataaatgagatgggATTGGGATTAGGGCAACTCGCCCTGAACTTGcctcattgtcatccctaatcAAAACGGTTTTAGGCATGCATGTGAATAAATATCCCAACTAACCCTCAAACATTGTGTCACCTAAGAATATGAACTCGAGCTAtgaccattgagacccataggaaaatattgacttTAATTCTAACTCCACATCCAACTACAGataatcaactacactccaataccctataaTATTATATTGAGATAGAAAACTCGAGTTTGTTACCTACTATCCAATGCATCCAAACTTCCCATAAACCGGTGcctgtaatctaacaaggtatatgctatcatcttctcaagattacctctacaattcttgagttacagatcctcctaCTATGTGATCAataacatactctaactcataagagtatatgtcaaattttactTAAGAAATTATTGCAACgccataaatttcatgatcacaagtccttaggatcacccaaggtgACAAACTATTTCAATCTCATAAGATATtatggtgtctttattgagaatacatgttACCATTAGTCTCTATCAACAATAACCtaatccataggaaatatatgaccaccttaaggTCTCACACATAGGTGAAAGCCTCTTGATGACTTTAGTACATACTGcatatcctcttaaggttgagagttcatatAATATAGTGGCTTGGTGAATTATGACTATCTAATAGTcgatgtcatgattcaccgtaggttcagtctaatgtgtaaccatacacactaatacACTCagcatgggaaactcatcccaatgacCAAGATAAATCATCTCTCGAATTGGGAGGCaatgcactacaacctcaaatggattacctaagtccatgaactaattgtgaacaacttatcaaTCTTGCAAGGaaccatgacttagatctttccacaactcttaatgcacctaagtcacgtatAATGCAAGTGATGCAAGCTTGaatgatcaaattaatataaaagaaaataatggataAATTAGTGGAAACTTAAGTCTATCTTTGTTATaccatgtcttgcttttaaggtCTCTATCCCAACAATATATTCCCCATAGATTAGCTCACTATTGATTAAGGTAGGTGACACTAGGTATTCTCAAGATAAACACTATGATATCTTATAGGTTTAAGATAGAACGTTTCATTAGGTGATCCTAGGAACTTGTGATCATGAAGTTTATGgttgtagtaattcctttagtggaatttgacacaTGCTCTTGTTGTAGTAGAGTAGGATTTAAGACTTAAAAATTATAGAGGTAATCTTAAGAGGATTATAACATTTACTTCATTAGGttacaaacaccaattcatgagaAGCTTGCATGTAGTGATACGTAGATCTCAAatctgagttttttttttttcgatctaatatcataggatattaGAGTGTAATTGATTCTCTATGGTAGGATGTTAAGTCAACTTCTTAGTTGGATTCTGAGagagccaatattttcctatggtcCTAATGGTCCCCGTTTGAGCTCACATCCCTTAATGACacattattttcaaagatttaTAGGTTTTTATTCATATGTGTGCATGAAGACATTTTTGTAAAATGCAAGGTTTCATAGGAACTTATGAATAATCTTTCTagattaagttaattaattaattgaaactcaatagaactaattaattaattaggatttagtgggctagattaagtaacccaaaTCCAAGATGGAtccaagtcacttaagcctataaGGAAGTCTTAATAAACCCTCTTAGGTGTTTGGGATTAGACACCCTAATCAATTGTCTTCAGGGAGAGAGCCCTAACCTCCAACCTTAAGGAGAGAGAAGCTCACCTTTCTCTAGTTCCAAGATCCAAGAGAGAGTCATTGGGTAAAAGATCCCTTGGTATCTAAGATCCACTTCACCAATAGGATTTTATTTGGGAACATTTAGATACAAGGTAAAGTTTTTTAGCCCTAGATCTaagtatttatgttttaaatgcTTCAGTTGCCTTAGATCTAAATCCCTAAGATTGTAAATGCACCCTTGTGATTGAAGCAATCAACAGATGATTTGGTTTGTGTTCTTTGCTTAAAACAATGTTAACTGCATTCAAGGAAATAGCAAGTGTAAAGGCAACTTGTTACCAACCTAAAGGTAAGTCAAGATGAGGGAAGTTGATAAGTActttttagttgaaaaaaaatgttcttttgCATTCTTCAATTCAAACATTTCCTAATTTGGTGAGATTCTTGAAAAATGGAAAGCATCTATCAAAGCTTCTTGAGATGAACCTCTATGGTGTAGCTATTTAGGGATATCAAATCTAATAGTGCCCTTATCTAAATCAAATTGACCTCTTTACCcctttggttggctagaaaacCTAATAACTTGTCATTACTACGAGCTTCGAACACATTTTTTACGATTTAGTTTCTTCTCATAAGTGTCAAGGATGGCAAAACTCTCTTTAAGATGCTAACAATGATCTTGATTCTATTGGCTCTTAACTAACATATTATTGATATATGTTTCCATTGTTTGTTAGAGTAGCTTGTCAAACATTTTGTAACCACGCCCTGATATATAGCTCCTGCATTTTTTAGTTCAAATGACAACCATATAATAGAAGCTTCCCCTTTCCATAAACCAACACTTACTAGTAAGTAGACTTGTCCTTGAGCATTAACTCCTTGCCCGTTAAAACCAACTAGGGCATTGGTACTTGGGTTCATTTACCGAGCTGAGCATAGATACTGCAAAATTAACAAGTAcataactgaaaaaaaaaaaaaaagagatgcaTTTTGACAGTAGGTTGTGGAACAATATTAATGCTGCCTTGAATGCTAGAAGAAAAGGTTCTACACAAAAGGGCTTCATTTCCTTGAACAAAAAGTCATGACTCGGCGAAAGTGCATCAAATGTTTGCGTACTGGATCTCTTTTCCCATCATACATTTGAAACTTAGGAGGAAGAAAGCCTACAGGAATTTCAACCACCCCTCGCACAATCTTGCTAACAAATGGCAGTAGgtatttcctttttaataacATCTGCTTTTAGACTTCCAACTACCATTACCGTGTAGTTTATTATAAACCATTATGTAGGCAGTTTAGGAGCAAATACTCACCTTGAGGGATGATGCTTGCTCACTCGGATTATGGGGTACATAGCTTGTATCTTGCTGTAGTCAAGGCATATATCCAAGTGATATGCTGTGTTGGCAAAGTTGACCCTTACTACAATTACtacaatataaataattagTGCATTAGAAATCCAATAATGTAATTAATTATCACTCATTTAACCTGTTCAAGgatttgaatcaaaataaatataaatttaaatatttaatatgttCTCGATAAAACCctgttatttaaatataaaaaaaaaacagaatttaCAATTATATGAATATAGGTCAAAACTGATTGTGTTTGTGTTTGTGTTAGTGTTTGGGTTAAGTAGGTTGACATGAATACAACATGAACATAATTAATCTCAATCTAAACCTATTAATTTTGTAATGTTTTGTGTCAAGTAAAGAATTATCACCATTGATCCATGTACCCTAAGTTCGAAGTTTGTTTGTAATAGGGAATCTCAAACAATCTTTTGTTACAGAAGCAGACAAGAAGCAAACTCAATGCGATTCCAGCACTCAATATGGCTCACAAACCAGGATGATATAAaggcaaacaaaagaaaacaatatcCCAAACCAGACTTGGCGATTCCACACTAGTCTTCCTCTTTAACTGGATTTTCAGGAGCAGCTTTCTCAACTACTTCCTCAATCTCAGAAGCAATTCTTACTAGGCTGCTGCTTGTGAGAGTGCCATCACTCAGAACCAGGAGCATTGCTGATTCCATCAGCACTGCCTGCTCTTGGAGAATTGGAACGAGAGGTATGCTCTTCCGCTTGCTTTGATCGATTCAGGCATGACAGCGTGGGCAGTAATAAGTTACATATGggaaagggagaattgtgttttggcccagctgggcccaaaaattaataaaagatccTCCAAACACCTATAATTGATTGTAAGGATATAAGGttcgaaaagaaaaaaatatccctTTTTACTTACACTCATCATTTTGTCATTATACCACCACTCTTTACATGCCCCACCATaaaattctcatttatttaatcatttttttattttttattattttttaaattcctttaaaataattgaaaaatcagcattattttctatttttaaattataaataaataaaaatcatattaatgattcaaaaattattttggaacatacttttgaaaaaaatattaatttaaatgaataaaaattattttttacattttacaagtaaataatttaatgattaaaacactatttaaaataaatatatttactattttttttcttttatactaaaaagtattttaaagttcattttttttattattataaaataaaaagtttaaagttttttttttaatctttttctttccatattttaataattttttgaacatagacttttgtaataagttatataaatgttccaaatttgtttattaaggaatttttttaatgatttgaattaattgaaaatttattgaaatgagaaaaaagaaaaagagagaaagaggatagatgaagagtttttattttaaatatccaactaaaatgttttcgtatttaaaaatggattatatcaatacatagtatagtatagattgatttttttctcatacaaAAGGGTTAAATGATATGtttactcattttaaataaaaacaagtagttaaaaattatatagattatgtatgagtttggttttaaaatattttttctagtttttattattttttatttttaaaaattatttttattttctatattgtctttttttgaaaatacatttaattaaaaaaatgaaaaatatttttaaaaatgaaaattgaagacGTTGTTTAATACtaagataataaaaagaattaaatttcatttattaattattcttttttatttttaaaatataatatgttcacaattaaataaagaaattggtcaattgtatatttttttcacaaaaatgtaatatgttcataaaaaaattggattgaagtttttcgtcatttttttaatcaaactacTAGAATTATGTTTAATACATATATAAGCATATATGTACTAcagggatatgaaatttgtgtcactaTACAAAAGTATTTACTAACTGTATAaggaaaatgtactaagtgCACAAGTAGTGTATAAGATTaccatttataaaaaatttcaatctattttgaaccactcctttattttccttgtcacccacaaATTGCATActcatgtcatgcactttatttaactcccaTATGGAAATTCCGATACTTTTCCCAGtaatgatgtttgggaaaaaaaaaaactaactctaattCATCAATCCTTTTATTAGTTTaaccattagaaatatggttaacaCACCTACATGAACACATTACTTAGGATAGATATATTGTACAATGGTATTACACTAATtatacaagggaaatgtactaagtgtacaaggaaaatgtactaagtgtacaagggtgtacaaggttaccatctataaaaaaatttaatcgattttgaatcactttttcattttccttgtcacccataGATTGCATACCTATGTCAtgcaatttatttaactttcacaTGGAAATTTCGATACTTTTCTTAGTAATAatgtttaggaaaaaaaatttaatcctaattcatccaccattttgTTAGCCAAACCATTAGAAATAAGATTAATATACTTACGTGGACACACAACTTAAGAGGGATATATTGCACCATTGTACAATAAtgttacactaactgtacaagggaaatatactaagtgtacaagggtgtacaaggctaccatttgtgaaagattttagttaattttgaatcatttctttattttctttgttaccCATAAATTGTTTATGAAATTTGCACTATTATATAAGGGTGTTACACTAACTATAAAAGAGTATTCCACTCACTATATAAAGCAATGTACTAACTGTATGGGGTAAATGTACTAAttatacaagggtgtacaaggttaTCCTTTATGcaagattttaatcaattctgaacttttttttttcttgtcacctaAGGATTGAACACTTTTCCCTCACACATTCCTTCacctaaaaaatgttttaattttaaattttaaatttcattatccaaaatttgtaattgcatatttcatttaagtagttttaacaatattttttcttactacatTTACAtcctatataaaggaaaattaaccataatatttaggtattaccttttttttgtgaaatcaaattaatataaatggataACACATTAATGTCATTGTTTCAAATAACTTAAGACAATATAAACAACATATAATAACTGTTGaggaaaaattatgaatattttttaccaaactatgtcatttagATCTTCTctaccaaaattaaaacataggaaataaaattaaaattaattacatttaaaGTGTTTATTACAAGTAAAcggaatgaaatatatatttttactattttacctttataaacataatgttagtagatattaaaaaaaatcatatttaaatagaattaaaaaggataaaaaattatctttgtaacatttgtaattttttttataaaaaatcattaatttaaattatcaagttaatttaaaataatttttttgttgtaattatagttttaaagaTTCTacgatttttatattattacttttaatttattttctttgattttttatttta
It encodes:
- the LOC117913989 gene encoding protein ACCELERATED CELL DEATH 6-like translates to MDQLGASNHGAELQDCRISYQAANADGSQTVITGMDAGLYKAAAEGKIDDLKKIEEHEFQVQLTPNHNTILHIAAQFGKLDCVQRILTLPSCSSLLQRPNLKGETPLHLAAREGHLEILEDLIRTAKSLPVDIETGIGAEKVILRTKNKRKDTALHEAVRYGHSNVVKLLIEEDPEFTYGPNSSGRTPLYIAAERRFTDIVGMIISTCHSPAYGGFNGRTALHAAVICNDKEITEMILEWKPALTKEVDDNGWSPLHFAAESGDDPTIVRRLLEKSDKSVVYLGTKDGKKTALHIASLHHHGKIVEELLSQFPDCSEQVDDKGHNICHFAMMEKGENSTFLLNHWLRLRGLVNEEDAQGNTPLHLLSSNKILNPVFVLDRKVDKKACNNEYLTAVDIISRAQDISAGEKEVFLTIFRIAMNDPSAAEGLFKQINKVTQSKAFKDKYISELKHRGEAHLIVSALITTVTFAAGFTLPGGYNGDDGMAILTRKTAFRTFVVTDTIALVLSVSAVFLHFFMTVHDDETVLRKHFLWAFSFTMLGMGAMVIAFTTGLYAVLPHSSGPAIFTCILCSCFFLAFFLEFKLLGKKKNQ